The following proteins are encoded in a genomic region of Hymenobacter siberiensis:
- a CDS encoding DDE-type integrase/transposase/recombinase, whose product MLPDTRRRKHSLHLAAQMPTELVLHALEQALTLRQPAPGLIVHADHGSQYTSAACRARTVQADGLPSFSQPGNPFDNAQAEAGWSTLKTDLLPGGSPFASLEEARLEVAHYLDAYFNLDRRHSVWATAYPTNLNTT is encoded by the coding sequence ATCCTGCCCGATACGCGCCGCCGCAAGCACTCACTGCACCTGGCCGCGCAGATGCCCACCGAACTCGTGCTCCACGCGCTGGAACAAGCCCTGACGTTGCGCCAGCCCGCACCCGGGCTTATCGTCCACGCCGACCATGGGAGCCAATACACCAGCGCCGCCTGCCGCGCCCGCACTGTCCAGGCGGACGGGCTGCCCAGCTTCAGCCAGCCCGGCAACCCCTTCGACAATGCCCAGGCCGAAGCCGGCTGGAGCACGCTCAAAACTGATTTACTGCCCGGCGGCAGCCCCTTTGCTTCGCTGGAAGAGGCCCGGCTGGAAGTGGCCCATTACCTCGACGCCTACTTCAACCTGGACCGTCGGCACTCCGTCTGGGCTACCGCTTACCCCACCAATTTGAACACGACCTGA
- a CDS encoding glycosyltransferase: protein MDLPLVTVGVASYNNASYLRETLESIRLQTYQCVELLIVDDASSDDSVTVADTWLAVHPEVNGRLIRHSTNLGVCRVCNDIVTQSKGEFICIIGSDDVYLPDKLAVQVPILLNSPPEIGVITSAIEFMNSEGQTIPQPDDFAIPHPEEVYIVLLKSCVIAAMGTLVRRSCYDKVGLYDETLPFEDWDMWLRLAKEYKFLYSPKVSARYRRHANAAFNTRMRQMEEGSLALLDKQRGFSPEADAAIIVQMRLRSELLYQIGSPQAAYWLRVRWQDDHSLKSWGLYMLAKLGVTGQQVTKLQRLLGRR from the coding sequence ATGGATTTGCCCTTAGTTACAGTTGGCGTTGCCTCTTACAATAATGCTTCATATCTGCGGGAAACCCTTGAGAGTATTCGCTTGCAAACCTATCAGTGCGTAGAACTACTCATTGTTGATGATGCCTCGTCCGACGATTCAGTAACGGTAGCCGATACTTGGTTAGCAGTTCATCCAGAAGTAAATGGCCGGCTTATCCGGCATAGTACGAACCTAGGGGTTTGTCGAGTGTGTAATGATATTGTGACGCAATCGAAAGGTGAGTTCATTTGCATCATCGGCTCTGATGATGTGTACTTGCCTGATAAACTGGCTGTTCAAGTGCCTATATTGCTTAATTCTCCACCCGAAATCGGAGTGATAACCAGTGCAATTGAGTTCATGAATAGCGAAGGGCAGACTATTCCACAACCGGATGACTTTGCTATTCCCCATCCGGAGGAGGTATATATCGTTTTGTTGAAGTCCTGTGTTATTGCTGCAATGGGTACGCTTGTACGGCGCTCGTGTTACGATAAAGTGGGGCTGTACGACGAGACGTTACCCTTTGAGGACTGGGACATGTGGCTGCGGTTGGCAAAAGAGTACAAATTTCTTTACTCACCTAAAGTCAGCGCCCGCTACCGGCGTCATGCTAATGCGGCTTTTAATACACGCATGCGACAGATGGAGGAAGGTTCTTTGGCGCTACTCGACAAACAACGCGGTTTTAGCCCCGAGGCTGATGCCGCCATCATTGTCCAGATGCGCCTTCGCTCAGAACTGCTATACCAGATTGGTAGCCCGCAAGCCGCGTATTGGCTGCGCGTGCGCTGGCAGGACGACCACTCGCTGAAAAGCTGGGGACTATATATGTTGGCCAAACTGGGCGTGACCGGTCAGCAGGTAACCAAGCTGCAGCGACTGCTGGGGCGGCGGTAA
- a CDS encoding ABC transporter ATP-binding protein, whose protein sequence is MFKGNIVAVSIRSLLHYLSPAEKSRAILMFVLQIIASLLDVFGLASLVPVVMLASEPGSVQKSKWASWLYTTMNFHTEKAFLVFAILFIFSFFLLKNIFTSWISYAQVRFIADVALKIVDNQFEKYTTLPFWKFQEIGTARVANEALVIPTSYVNGITRQIFVLLSEVIIVFIVVVGILIYQPILFVILVVTLVPTTGLMYRLLKNRSQELGHQLDKNRPKAYSMVMDTFSGFVELKLANKLGRFRDRIFENQRLIQGMEAKAYLYNMLPLRVIEMVAILAIVTIFLYSLLLSGNTANLVTLVGLFAAAAYRLMPSVNRVLSALVTIKQNFYTMEALEAFREAEWQTHKVPQSPTIDFDHAIEFSHVSFAFPGTDKVVLQDVNFTIKKGEKIGFIGSSGSGKTTLMNLLLRFYSQQGGDIKVDGVPLTAEYTEAWHRLVGYVKQDTFLMESSLRDNIVLGEEHPDEQRLAYALEQASLADFVKSLPQGLDTLAGERGAKLSGGQRQRIGIARAMYKQTQILVMDEATSALDNQTEREVNEAINKLSSTDITILIIAHRITTLRQCDRIYELKNGRIAAVHTYDELVAKHV, encoded by the coding sequence ATGTTCAAAGGAAATATAGTAGCGGTTTCAATTAGAAGCCTGCTGCACTACTTGTCGCCAGCAGAGAAAAGCCGGGCAATACTGATGTTCGTGCTTCAGATTATTGCTTCGCTGCTCGATGTGTTTGGGTTGGCATCTTTAGTGCCCGTAGTAATGCTGGCTTCAGAGCCCGGCTCGGTGCAGAAGTCAAAGTGGGCTTCGTGGCTCTATACCACAATGAATTTTCATACGGAAAAGGCCTTTCTGGTTTTTGCCATCTTGTTCATATTTAGTTTTTTTCTGTTAAAAAACATATTTACGAGTTGGATTAGTTACGCGCAAGTACGGTTTATAGCTGATGTGGCCCTGAAAATTGTTGATAACCAATTTGAAAAATACACGACACTCCCTTTTTGGAAGTTTCAGGAAATAGGTACTGCGCGGGTGGCTAACGAAGCGTTGGTAATACCGACATCCTATGTGAATGGCATCACGCGACAGATTTTTGTGCTTCTTTCCGAAGTAATAATTGTTTTTATTGTTGTGGTGGGTATTTTGATATACCAGCCCATTCTCTTCGTGATTCTGGTAGTGACGCTAGTACCTACTACGGGCCTTATGTACCGGCTTCTTAAAAACCGGTCGCAGGAATTGGGGCATCAACTCGATAAGAATCGTCCCAAAGCCTATTCGATGGTGATGGATACATTCTCAGGTTTTGTGGAGTTGAAGTTAGCAAATAAGCTAGGTCGATTTCGTGACCGCATTTTCGAAAATCAGCGGCTCATTCAAGGAATGGAGGCAAAAGCCTATTTGTACAACATGTTGCCTCTGCGGGTTATCGAGATGGTCGCTATACTGGCCATCGTCACCATATTTCTGTATTCACTTTTGTTGTCAGGCAATACCGCAAACCTGGTGACGCTTGTGGGGCTGTTTGCCGCTGCTGCTTACCGCCTTATGCCTTCGGTCAATCGGGTTCTTTCGGCCTTGGTGACCATAAAGCAGAATTTCTACACCATGGAAGCATTAGAGGCATTCCGCGAAGCAGAGTGGCAAACCCACAAAGTACCGCAGAGTCCTACCATCGACTTTGACCATGCGATTGAGTTCAGTCACGTTTCTTTTGCCTTTCCAGGAACTGACAAGGTGGTGTTGCAGGATGTGAATTTCACGATAAAAAAAGGGGAAAAAATAGGCTTCATCGGTAGTTCCGGTTCTGGCAAAACAACCCTTATGAATTTGTTGCTGCGTTTTTATAGTCAGCAAGGAGGAGATATCAAAGTGGATGGAGTACCTCTCACTGCCGAATATACCGAGGCCTGGCACCGGCTAGTAGGCTATGTTAAGCAGGACACGTTTCTGATGGAGAGCTCACTGCGTGATAATATTGTGCTGGGGGAGGAGCACCCCGATGAGCAACGTTTGGCTTACGCACTGGAGCAGGCTTCGCTGGCAGATTTTGTTAAATCACTGCCGCAAGGTCTCGATACGCTCGCTGGGGAACGTGGGGCAAAACTATCTGGCGGTCAGCGGCAGCGAATCGGCATAGCCCGGGCTATGTATAAGCAAACGCAGATATTGGTGATGGACGAAGCCACTAGTGCTTTGGATAATCAGACCGAGCGAGAGGTGAATGAGGCTATTAATAAGCTTTCAAGTACTGACATTACGATTCTTATCATTGCTCACCGCATTACCACACTGCGGCAGTGTGACCGGATTTACGAGTTGAAGAACGGGCGCATAGCCGCCGTTCATACATACGATGAGCTGGTCGCCAAACACGTATAA
- a CDS encoding sugar 3,4-ketoisomerase yields MSKPHIITLSNIGSTDIGQLVVAEGDNLPFSIKRAYWTFGVPSNKVRGHHAHYELEQLIVALSGVLEMTVETPDRLRHSFVLDNPDKVLYIPRMCWREIKFGPDAVLLCLASMEYAESDYIRSYYEYAKLVENNML; encoded by the coding sequence ATGTCTAAACCTCATATTATAACTTTATCTAACATTGGTTCAACCGATATTGGACAACTAGTAGTTGCTGAGGGTGATAATTTGCCGTTTTCGATAAAACGTGCTTACTGGACCTTCGGAGTTCCGTCTAATAAAGTCCGTGGACACCATGCACATTACGAGTTGGAGCAGCTCATCGTCGCATTAAGCGGTGTCCTTGAAATGACGGTTGAAACGCCTGACCGATTACGTCATTCCTTTGTTCTCGACAACCCTGACAAGGTGCTCTATATTCCTCGTATGTGCTGGCGCGAAATAAAATTTGGCCCGGATGCCGTGTTGCTGTGCCTGGCCTCCATGGAATACGCGGAATCAGATTATATCCGCAGCTACTACGAATACGCGAAGCTAGTTGAAAATAATATGCTTTAG
- a CDS encoding glycosyltransferase family 4 protein, which translates to MRILISTWSLQVGGGEVLAMNLAAELHRRGHTVFVFNQRAELIDHELVARLLPPEVKVLSMADNPLTSFWAYKVNALQQRLGRPAIFYRQRQEAYLAACLQQHRIELVSSHATFSDAICAPVIQRLGLPMVITEHGEYNKFLFEGRCDFLPVLRSAQRILTVSNYCQLNLEHAFSDLPPIQTVYNGVVTKPYVAADVRRALGISPEAFVFGMVARGIAEKGWEYAVQAFRTVRALAQERPVRLVLVGGSDYLKQLQAECAADTDILFTGQVPNPDFYMAGFDVGLLPTYFRAEALPLAIIEYMVSGKPSIATRVGGIPELLEPTSGPTGILIDVDAATYIPSLAMLTAAMRQYYLEPSLYAAHKNNALEASQRFTMPACAAQYEEAFQTAVGASHSTAA; encoded by the coding sequence ATGAGAATACTGATTTCCACGTGGTCGTTGCAAGTAGGAGGGGGGGAGGTGCTGGCGATGAACCTGGCCGCCGAGCTGCACCGCCGGGGCCACACCGTGTTTGTGTTCAATCAGCGGGCGGAGTTGATTGACCATGAACTAGTGGCTCGTCTGCTGCCACCGGAAGTGAAGGTATTATCAATGGCTGATAATCCGCTTACCTCCTTTTGGGCTTATAAAGTCAATGCGTTGCAACAGCGCTTGGGCCGGCCGGCCATATTCTATCGCCAGCGGCAGGAAGCCTACCTGGCAGCTTGCCTGCAACAGCACCGCATTGAATTGGTGAGCAGCCACGCCACGTTTTCGGATGCAATTTGTGCACCGGTCATCCAACGACTGGGCCTTCCAATGGTGATTACTGAGCACGGCGAATACAACAAATTCCTGTTTGAAGGCCGCTGCGATTTTCTGCCGGTATTGCGTAGTGCACAGCGTATTCTGACCGTATCAAACTACTGCCAGCTCAATTTGGAACATGCTTTTTCAGACCTGCCACCCATCCAAACGGTTTACAATGGCGTGGTGACCAAGCCTTACGTGGCAGCCGATGTTCGCCGGGCATTGGGTATTTCGCCAGAGGCATTTGTGTTTGGTATGGTGGCACGCGGGATTGCCGAAAAGGGATGGGAATATGCCGTGCAGGCCTTTCGTACTGTGCGGGCATTAGCCCAGGAACGGCCAGTTCGGCTGGTGCTGGTTGGCGGCAGCGACTATTTAAAGCAGCTACAAGCTGAATGCGCTGCCGATACTGATATTCTTTTTACTGGGCAGGTGCCAAATCCTGATTTTTACATGGCTGGGTTTGATGTAGGATTACTCCCAACCTATTTCCGGGCCGAAGCGCTACCGCTGGCAATTATTGAATACATGGTTAGTGGCAAACCGTCTATTGCTACCCGAGTGGGAGGTATTCCAGAGCTATTAGAACCCACGAGCGGTCCCACGGGAATACTTATCGATGTAGACGCAGCTACATACATACCCAGCCTGGCTATGTTAACCGCCGCCATGCGCCAGTATTACCTTGAGCCATCTCTTTACGCGGCCCATAAGAACAATGCGCTTGAAGCCAGTCAACGGTTTACAATGCCTGCTTGCGCCGCGCAGTACGAAGAAGCTTTTCAAACAGCTGTTGGTGCATCTCATTCTACTGCTGCCTAA
- a CDS encoding DegT/DnrJ/EryC1/StrS family aminotransferase, with translation MKIPFLSFTPQHAPIREEVLAAIATVYDSQWYVLGQHVRDFEAAYGAFSGARYCIGVANGLDALHMSLVALGIGPGDEVIVPSNTYIATWLAVSYVGATPVPVEPDPTTYNIDPRRIEAAITARTRAIMPVHLYGQACEMTQIMEIARRHNLLVIEDNAQAQGATAHGGLTGSFGHANGTSFYPGKNLGALGDAGAITTNDEALAQKIQTLRNYGSQQKYYNEVIGYNSRLDELQAAALMVKLKHLPEWTRQRQQVARWYDEQLGGIDDLQLPVTAQGSTHVFHLYVVRTSRRDALQQHLITSGVGTLIHYPVPPHLQQAYAHMGIAKGTYPIAEELADTSLSLPMWPGMTEEHVATVAASIRSVL, from the coding sequence ATGAAGATTCCCTTTCTTTCCTTTACGCCCCAGCACGCTCCCATCCGGGAAGAAGTCCTGGCGGCCATAGCAACTGTCTATGATTCGCAATGGTATGTACTTGGCCAGCACGTGCGGGATTTCGAAGCTGCTTACGGCGCTTTTTCTGGTGCCCGCTACTGCATTGGAGTTGCAAACGGTCTTGATGCGCTGCATATGTCGTTAGTGGCACTGGGTATTGGTCCCGGCGATGAAGTAATCGTGCCATCCAATACCTATATTGCCACTTGGTTGGCCGTCTCGTATGTCGGTGCCACGCCTGTACCGGTAGAGCCGGACCCGACTACTTACAACATTGACCCTCGCCGGATTGAGGCGGCCATTACGGCACGCACCCGAGCTATCATGCCAGTTCATTTATATGGGCAGGCTTGTGAGATGACACAGATTATGGAAATTGCTCGGCGGCACAATCTGCTCGTAATTGAGGACAATGCCCAGGCACAGGGAGCCACTGCTCATGGAGGCCTGACGGGCAGCTTTGGCCACGCCAATGGAACCAGCTTTTATCCTGGAAAAAATCTGGGAGCCCTGGGTGATGCCGGCGCTATTACCACTAACGACGAAGCCCTGGCCCAAAAAATTCAGACGCTGCGCAACTATGGGTCCCAGCAGAAATATTATAATGAAGTCATCGGCTACAACTCCCGACTGGATGAGCTGCAGGCCGCAGCCTTAATGGTAAAACTGAAACATCTGCCCGAATGGACTCGTCAGCGCCAACAAGTAGCCCGCTGGTATGACGAGCAACTAGGAGGCATTGACGATTTGCAATTACCCGTTACTGCACAAGGCAGCACCCACGTCTTTCACCTCTACGTAGTGCGGACCTCCCGGCGTGATGCGCTTCAACAGCATCTTATTACATCGGGGGTTGGTACACTCATTCATTACCCGGTCCCTCCGCATTTACAACAGGCCTACGCGCACATGGGCATTGCCAAAGGCACTTATCCCATTGCAGAAGAACTGGCAGATACCAGCTTAAGCTTGCCTATGTGGCCAGGAATGACTGAAGAGCATGTGGCAACTGTGGCCGCAAGTATTCGCAGTGTGTTATAG
- a CDS encoding glycosyltransferase family 8 protein gives MQKKATVIHVAIAFDEGYVTPVYVLLTSVFRNNQDCPIQVHAIATDVPAAEKANLVAYARQQGGDMHFYDISPEVMYGFPVPGPDEPEAYITLAAYYRLFFPRLIPQDIERLLYLDVDMLVIGSLREVCETDLGEAVVGAVMEAEVPLRAEIGINRLEDYFNSGMLLMDMPKWRDQLITEQAIQVIITQAEKLLYHDQDALNVVFNGGWHRLDSRYNLMKAYIPHDLPKREYRKFLADKIIIHYNGRNKPWHRACENKLRFLYSEYLWQSPSAKAGQFIMKTITRQGMVNLLYSRALETYFNYPEVGQAWRKLKAALGR, from the coding sequence ATGCAAAAAAAAGCAACTGTCATACATGTGGCAATAGCCTTCGATGAAGGGTACGTTACGCCCGTGTATGTACTGCTGACATCTGTTTTTCGCAACAACCAGGATTGCCCAATCCAGGTGCATGCCATTGCTACTGATGTGCCAGCGGCTGAAAAAGCAAACCTGGTGGCCTATGCCCGGCAGCAAGGGGGCGACATGCATTTTTATGATATTAGCCCGGAGGTGATGTATGGCTTCCCGGTACCTGGCCCTGACGAGCCGGAAGCCTACATAACATTAGCGGCTTATTATCGCCTGTTTTTTCCGCGTTTGATACCCCAAGATATTGAACGGCTGCTGTACCTCGACGTAGACATGCTCGTAATTGGCAGTTTACGGGAGGTATGTGAAACCGACCTTGGCGAGGCTGTCGTTGGGGCCGTGATGGAGGCAGAGGTACCCCTACGCGCTGAAATTGGAATAAACCGGCTCGAGGATTATTTCAACTCGGGTATGCTGCTCATGGATATGCCTAAGTGGCGTGACCAATTGATTACCGAGCAGGCAATACAGGTGATTATTACCCAGGCCGAAAAGTTGTTGTACCACGACCAGGATGCACTGAATGTAGTGTTCAATGGGGGTTGGCATCGGCTTGATAGTCGCTACAACCTCATGAAAGCATACATTCCACATGACCTTCCAAAGCGAGAATACCGAAAGTTTCTGGCCGATAAAATTATCATTCATTACAATGGCCGCAATAAGCCCTGGCACCGCGCCTGCGAAAATAAGCTCCGCTTTCTGTATTCGGAGTACCTTTGGCAGTCACCCAGCGCCAAAGCCGGGCAATTCATTATGAAAACGATTACCCGGCAAGGCATGGTGAACCTGTTGTATAGCAGGGCTTTGGAAACGTACTTCAACTACCCGGAGGTGGGCCAAGCATGGCGGAAGCTAAAGGCTGCGCTAGGACGGTAG
- a CDS encoding acyltransferase, whose protein sequence is MNTQNYFVHPSSLVETTAVGEGTTIWAFVHLLAGVRVGQNCNICDHCFAESGVVLGNNVTLKCGIYLWNGTTLEDDVFVGPNVVFTNDIHPRSKNRDYTLRPVLVRKGASLGANSTILAGTTVGRYALVGIGAVVTRDVPDYALIYGNPARQHGWVDETGEKLLADGPGCWRSADGQRTYCETDRGLQPKD, encoded by the coding sequence ATGAATACTCAAAATTATTTTGTTCACCCTTCCTCGCTGGTAGAAACGACTGCCGTTGGCGAAGGCACTACCATCTGGGCTTTTGTGCACTTGTTGGCGGGCGTTCGGGTAGGGCAAAACTGTAATATTTGTGACCATTGCTTTGCCGAATCGGGAGTGGTGTTAGGTAACAATGTGACGTTAAAGTGCGGTATTTACCTGTGGAATGGCACCACTTTGGAAGACGACGTGTTTGTTGGCCCTAACGTGGTATTTACTAATGATATTCATCCAAGAAGCAAAAACCGGGACTATACCTTAAGGCCCGTTTTGGTGCGTAAAGGGGCTTCACTGGGGGCTAATAGCACCATTTTGGCCGGTACAACAGTAGGCCGGTATGCATTAGTTGGCATTGGTGCGGTAGTTACCCGCGACGTGCCAGATTATGCACTGATATACGGCAACCCTGCCCGGCAGCACGGGTGGGTGGACGAAACCGGCGAAAAGCTGTTAGCTGACGGACCTGGTTGCTGGCGTTCTGCCGATGGCCAGCGTACCTACTGCGAAACGGACCGCGGCTTGCAGCCTAAAGATTAA